Proteins from one Cicer arietinum cultivar CDC Frontier isolate Library 1 chromosome 3, Cicar.CDCFrontier_v2.0, whole genome shotgun sequence genomic window:
- the LOC101508009 gene encoding chromatin modification-related protein EAF1 B-like isoform X2, with product MHGCNSGSVHVVNAEVDSMGGVVDGGVGIGLKTSPRRAAIEKAQAELRQEYDVREERRRELEFLEKGGNPLDFKLGNAASVSVQSTSLTDQHQEQFVTSEAKGSFVLTASPHGDSVDSSARPGAPSISEPNTADNLLLFDGENELPEGEKRFLHSNKRNNIVPSEQSSQIGGSQNAKETEDSAIVRPYARRNRSKTNHGPRGSSRDGKGLLSDTNKQKDHNVPSVSKPKHISLCCRIIGKDPTTNNPLDNEFVDLRAHQPNSVSASVAADKLDITSNRIFKEGQRIVTSQDDTVQNRLVLASGKASAVGERNMGGSGVLEPSPCVAATQPGDESCPGQTNGFGNMKVDRKGAPTEDQNSSVALGMKRFDPESCSAQTSLARDVNNDTDICTNTKYADANGNTLEQPLFEKKPSSTGYEAIKETSKTNTGESGATVNNEHSAGYVNHSGSGSMIKHEEDININSSCMPNKLNDSSSISGLHNNDSTILKADKMESVVMVDNSNSAKEDSVERLQVSKDLSISATPKTTVSEKPTTAVSNCQPCSPHHVKLADKAHDDSILDEARIIEVKRKRIMELSVRTLPSPILRKSHWDFVLEEMAWLANDFAQERLWKAAAAAQLCHQASFTSRLRFEKQNKNLEMKILSHTMAKAVMQFWNSVEQLLDKDVSDHNCIGGSVEEKVDSNEAFRDKRKNSQMETGNYLEGQNPRNFLALKVHSYALRYLKDSRSHGISSQAEAPTTPDKISDSGTVDMSWEEHLTEESLFYTVPPTAMETYRKSIESHFLQFEKTGSSIQEEVETSIYDTAAVFAGEEVAYDEDEGETSTYYLPGTYEGRRSSKSVQKKHKNRIRSYTHRSSEIGTDLPYVHYSTGAHPSTLFGKRPANLNVGTIPTKRMRTASRQRVVSPFAVVTGTVQAQAKTDAASSGDTNSFQDDQSTLHVGSQFQKSMEVESVGEFEKQLPYDCGETSVKTKKKKPKTLGSAYDQAWQLDSVVLSEQRDHSKKRLDHFESNGNSGLYGQHNVKKPKMTKQSLETFDNISPINNSIPSPAASQMSNMSNPSKFIRIISGRDKGRKAKALKNSAGQPGPGSPWSLFEDQALVVLVHDMGPNWELVSDAINSTLQFKCIFRKPKECKERHKILMDKSAGDGADSAEDSGSSQSYPSTLPGIPKGSARQLFQRLQGPMEEDTLKSHFDKIIKIGQKQRYHRNQNDNQDLKQLAPVHNSHVIALSQVCPNNLNGGLLTPLDLCETNATSPDVLSLGYQGSHAGGLPLPNHGSVPSALPSSGLSSSNPPPSGMSLGNNLSSSSGPMAASVRDSRYGVPRGVPLSVDEQQRLQQYNQLISGRNMQQSSISVPGSHSGSDRGVRMLSGANGMGMMGGINRSIAMSRPGFQGMASSSMLSSGGMLSSSMVGMPSPVNMHSGISAGQGNSMLRPRDTVHMMRPGHNQGHQRQMMVPELPMQVTQGNSQGIPAFSGMSSAFNSQTTPPSVQQYPGHAQQQSHVSNPHPHLQGPNHATNSQQAYAIRLAKERQLQQQRYLQQQQQQQQLAATNALIPHGQTQTQLPISSPQQNSSQSQSQNSSQQVSLSPVTPSSPLTLISSQHQQQKHHLPQPGFSRNPGSSGLASQAVKQRQRQPQQRQYQQPSRQHPNQAQHAQPQQQAKLLKAIGRGNTSIHQNNSVDPSHINGLSVAPGSQTVEKGDQIMQMVQGQSLYPGSGLDPNQPSKPLGLAHPSNHSQMQKKLHSGSTSTSSKQLQPMVSPSDSNIQVQVSPVTSGHITSPTQTTVVTSNHHQLQIPSQPQSNQTQSNVQKTLQQNCLVHSESLTMSQSDSLKMDQQPGNSASQVSTSSSMSQGSMDSASVSTVAPNVSSQRKTSEPPFDSAMPNPVTKVSSLGSTTVGNSASNEPPIVNQGMGPRQLSANMHSHAHNSGAQWQHQSLPLKQQSSLEPNLSQPSCQPPEQQEQEVHFPKDVALQHQPQQQAQHLQPGQSSLLIHPPNSKVE from the exons ATGCATGGATGTAACTCCGGATCTGTTCATGTTGTAAATGCTGAGGTTGATTCCATGGGAGGTGTTGTGGACGGCGGAGTTGGTATAGGTTTGAAAACCTCTCCGCGCCGTGCAGCAATTGAGAAGGCTCAAGCAGAGCTCAG ACAGGAGTATGATGTTCGTGAAGAAAGAAGAAGGGAGCTAGAATTTCTGGAAAAA GGTGGGAACCCTCTAGACTTTAAGTTAGGGAATGCTGCTTCTGTTAGTGTTCAGTCTACTTCGCTTACCGATCAACATCAAGAACAGTTTGTGACCAG TGAAGCCAAAGGTAGTTTTGTATTGACTGCCTCCCCTCACGGGGACTCTGTTGACAGTAGTGCTAGACCAGGAGCTCCTTCTATCAGTGAGCCAAATACTGCTGATAACCTCTTACTTTTTGATGGTGAGAATGAGTTGCCTGAAGGAGAAAAACGATTTTTACATTCAAATAAGAGAAATAATATTGTTCCATCAGAACAGTCTTCTCAAATTGGTGGGAGTCAAAATGCTAAAGAGACTGAAGATTCTGCTATTGTCCGCCCATATGCACGGAGGAACAGATCCAAAACAAATCATGGCCCTCGGGGGAGTTCAAGGGATGGGAAAGGTTTGTTATCGgatacaaacaaacaaaaggaTCACAATGTGCCATCTGTTTCTAAGCCAAAACATATTAGTTTATGTTGTCGGATAATTGGTAAAGATCCAACAACAAATAATCCATTGGATAATGAATTTGTGGACCTTCGTGCTCATCAACCAAATAGTGTTAGTGCCAGTGTTGCTGCAGACAAATTAGATATTACGTCGAATAGAATCTTCAAAGAAGGACAACGTATTGTAACTTCTCAGGATGATACTGTACAGAACCGACTTGTCTTGGCTTCTGGCAAAGCTAGTGCCGTTGGAGAAAGGAACATGGGAGGTTCTGGTGTACTTGAGCCTTCACCATGTGTAGCTGCTACACAACCAGGAGATGAATCTTGTCCTGGTCAGACAAATGGTTTTGGCAACATGAAAGTGGACAGGAAAGGTGCACCAACCGAAGACCAAAATAGCAGTGTTGCATTAGGCATGAAGAGGTTTGATCCGGAGTCCTGTTCTGCACAAACTAGTTTAGCTAGAGATGTAAATAATGATACTGATATCTGTACTAATACAAAATATGCTGATGCAAATGGTAATACTTTGGAACAACCATTGTTTGAGAAGAAACCAAGTTCCACTGGTTATGAAGCTATAAAAGAAACAAGTAAGACCAACACTGGTGAAAGTGGGGCTACTGTTAACAATGAACATTCTGCTGGTTATGTAAACCATTCTGGTAGTGGTAGTATGATAAAACACGAGGAAGACATCAATATAAATAGTTCTTGCATGCCAAACAAATTGAATGATTCTTCCAGTATTAGTGGACTGCATAACAATGACAGTACCATATTGAAGGCTGATAAAATGGAAAGTGTTGTCATGGTGGATAATTCCAATTCTGCCAAGGAAGACAGCGTTGAAAGGCTTCAAGTTTCTAAGGATTTGTCAATTTCAGCAACTCCTAAAACTACTGTGTCTGAAAAGCCTACTACTGCTGTGTCTAACTGTCAACCATGTTCTCCGCACCATGTGAAGTTAGCAGACAAGGCTCATGATGATTCTATTTTAGATGAGGCTCGAATTATAGAG GTTAAGCGGAAGAGGATTATGGAGTTATCTGTTCGCACATTACCCTCACCGATCCTCCGAAAGTCTCACTGGGATTTTGTCTTAGAGGAAATGGCATGGTTGGCAAATGATTTTGCACAG GAGCGGCTTTGGAAGGCAGCTGCTGCTGCCCAACTCTGTCATCAGGCATCTTTTACTTCTCGGTTAAgatttgaaaaacaaaacaagaatCTGGAGATGAAAATTTTGTCTCACACCATGGCAAAGGCTGTCATGCAGTTTTGGAATTCAGTTGAGCAACTTCTTGACAAAGATGTTTCTGACCATAATTGTATTGGTGGTTCAGTTGAAGAGAAAGTTGATTCAAATGAAGCTTTTAGGGACAAGCGGAAAAATTCCCAAATG GAAACAGGCAACTACCTGGAGGGACAAAATCCCAGAAATTTTTTGGCACTCAAAGTCCATTCCTATGCTTTGAGGTATTTAAAGGATAGTAGGTCTCATGGAATTTCCTCTCAAGCAGAAGCACCGACAACACCTGATAAGATATCTGATTCGGGAACTGTGGACATGTCATGGGAGGAGCATCTTACAGAA GAAAGTCTTTTCTACACAGTTCCTCCCACTGCCATGGAAACATACAGAAAATCCATTGAATCCCATTTCCTACAGTTCGAG aaaaCTGGTAGTAGCATTCAAGAAGAAGTGGAAACATCGATATATGATACTGCAGCAG TGTTTGCGGGTGAAGAGGTTGCATATGATGAGGATGAAGGAGAAACCAGCACTTATTATTTGCCTGGTACCTATGAGGGTAGACGATCATCAAAATCTGTACAGAAGAAGCACAAAAACAGAATAAGGTCTTACACTCATAGGTCCAGTGAAATTGGAACTGATTTGCCTTATGTGCACTATTCAACTGGAGCTCATCCGtccacactatttggaaaaagGCCTGCTAATTTAAACGTTGGTACTATACCAACAAAACGCATGCGTACAGCTTCTCGGCAAAGAGTTGTGAGTCCTTTTGCAGTGGTCACCGGGACAGTACAGGCTCAAGCTAAGACAGATGCTGCTTCAAGTGGAGATACCAATTCCTTTCAGGATGACCAGAGTACTTTACATGTTGGATCACAGTTCCAGAAAAGTATGGAGGTGGAGTCGGTTGGAGAGTTTGAAAAGCAATTACCATATGATTGTGGTGAAACATCggttaaaacaaagaaaaaaaaacccaaGACTCTG GGTTCTGCTTATGATCAGGCATGGCAGTTGGATTCTGTTGTTCTAAGTGAACAG AGAGATCATTCCAAGAAGAGATTGGATCACTTTGAATCCAATGGAAATAGTG GTTTGTACGGGCAACATAATGTGAAGAAGCCGAAGATGACAAAACAATCACTTGAAACTTTCGACAATATTTCTCCGATAAATAATTCTATTCCCTCCCCAGCTGCTTCACAAATGAGTAACATGTCCAATCCAAGTAAATTTATTAGAATCATTAGTGGACGTGATAAGGGAAGGAAAGCCAAAGCACTTAAG AATTCTGCTGGACAGCCTGGTCCTGGAAGTCCTTGGTCACTATTTGAAGATCAG GCTCTTGTTGTCTTGGTTCATGATATGGGTCCGAACTGGGAGCTTGTAAGTGATGCCATCAACAGTACTTTACAATTCAAG TGCATCTTTCGGAAGCCAAAAGAATGCAAGGAGCGTCACAAGATTTTAATGGACAAAAGTGCTGGGGATGGTGCTGATAGTGCTGAAGATTCAGGGTCTTCTCAGTCATACCCTTCTACATTACCTGGAATTCCAAAG GGTAGTGCCAGGCAGTTGTTTCAACGTTTGCAAGGGCCGATGGAGGAGGATACACTGAAGTctcattttgataaaattatcaaGATTGGGCAGAAGCAACGTTACCACCGGAATCAG AATGATAACCAGGATTTAAAACAACTAGCACCAGTTCATAATTCACACGTGATTGCTCTTTCACAAGTTTGCCCAAACAACTTGAATGGAGGACTTTTGAC GCCACTTGATCTTTGTGAAACAAATGCAACAAGCCCAGATGTCCTATCTCTTGGGTATCAAGGTTCTCATGCTGGTGGTTTACCATTACCAAATCACGGTTCTGTACCCTCAGCCCTTCCTTCATCTGGGTTAAGCTCTTCTAACCCACCGCCTTCTGGTATGAGTCTTGGAAATAACTTGTCATCTTCATCTGGCCCAATGGCAGCCTCTGTCAG AGATAGTAGATATGGAGTTCCAAGAGGTGTGCCATTATCTGTTGATGAACAGCAGAGATTACAACAATATAATCAGTTGATATCCGGGAGAAATATGCAGCAGTCTAGCATATCAGTTCCTGGATCTCATTCAGGAAGTGACCGTGGTGTTCGCATGCTGTCTGGTGCGAATGGTATGGGCATGATGGGGGGGATTAACAGAAGCATTGCAATGTCAAGGCCAGGGTTTCAAGGAATGGCATCATCATCTATGCTTAGTTCTGGAGGAATGCTCTCGTCTAGTATGGTGGGGATGCCAAGCCCTGTAAATATGCACTCTGGAATTAGTGCTGGACAAGGAAACTCAATGCTGAGGCCTCGTGATACTGTACATATGATGAGG CCTGGCCATAATCAAGGACATCAAAGGCAAATGATGGTTCCAGAACTTCCAATGCAGGTCACCCAAGGGAACAGCCAAGGCA TTCCTGCTTTTAGTGGGATGAGTTCTGCTTTTAATAGTCAGACAACTCCCCCCTCTGTTCAGCAATACCCAGGACATGCCCAGCAACAGTCTCATGTCAGTAACCCCCATCCCCATCTTCAAGGTCCCAATCATGCTACAAATTCACAACAAGCCTATGCAATCCGATTGGCAAAGGAAAGGCAACTGCAGCAGCAGCGTTATCTtcagcagcagcaacaacagCAACAGCTTGCTGCGACAAATGCATTGATTCCTCATGGTCAGACACAGACCCAACTTCCCATATCATCACCTCAGCAAAATAGTTCCCAGTCCCAATCACAAAATTCATCTCAGCAAGTGTCTCTTTCCCCTGTAACACCGTCATCTCCTTTGACTCTGATATCATCTCAGCACCAACAGCAGAAACATCATCTACCACAACCTGGGTTCAGTAGGAATCCTGGTTCTAGTGGGCTGGCTAGTCAAGCAGTCAAGCAACGGCAACGGCAGCCACAACAGCGGCAGTATCAACAGCCTTCTAGACAGCATCCTAATCAGGCACAGCATGCACAGCCTCAACAGCAAGCTAAACTTTTGAAGGCAATAGGAAGAGGGAACACGTCGATCCATCAAAACAATTCTGTGGATCCTTCTCATATAAACGGATTATCTGTAGCTCCAGGAAGTCAAACTGTTGAGAAAGGGGATCAAATAATGCAAATGGTGCAAGGTCAAAGCTTATATCCTGGATCTGGCTTAGATCCAAATCAACCATCAAAGCCATTGGGTCTTGCTCATCCTTCCAATCATTCCCAGATGCAGAAGAAGCTACATTCTGGATCAACCAGCACTTCATCAAAGCAACTTCAGCCAATGGTATCTCCTTCTGACAGTAACATCCAAGTTCAGGTTTCACCGGTAACTTCAGGTCATATAACATCACCAACTCAGACTACTGTTGTTACTTCCAACCATCATCAACTGCAGATACCATCTCAGCCGCAGTCTAATCAAACACAGTCAAATGTTCAGAAAACATTGCAACAAAATTGTCTTGTGCATTCTGAGTCTTTAACCATGTCTCAATCAGATTCACTTAAAATGGATCAGCAACCTGGAAATAGTGCTTCTCAAGTCAGTACAAGCAGTTCAATGTCTCAGGGTTCTATGGATTCAGCTAGTGTGTCAACAGTTGCTCCTAATGTATCTTCTCAGCGGAAAACATCAGAACCACCATTTGATTCTGCCATGCCCAATCCAGTTACTAAAGTGAGCTCTTTGGGGAGCACAACTGTTGGAAATTCAGCTTCAAATGAGCCACCGATTGTTAATCAAGGGATGGGTCCACGACAATTATCGGCTAATATGCATTCTCATGCACATAATTCTGGTGCACAATGGCAGCATCAGTCTTTGCCTCTGAAACAACAGTCTTCATTGGAACCAAACCTATCTCAACCGTCATGCCAACCACCGGAACAACAGGAGCAGGAGGTACATTTTCCCAAAGATGTGGCTTTACAACATCAACCTCAGCAACAAGCACAGCATTTACAACCAGGACAGAGCAGTTTGCTTATCCATCCACCTAACTCTAAAGTGGAATGA